The Candidatus Binatia bacterium DNA segment CCGAGACCTTTGCAAAGGGCCGGAAGGGGCCCGGGGACTGGACCGGATGGATCGACCAACTCGCGCGCAGCGGCGCACCCGTCGGCGCGTTTAAGCTCGATGGTCACTACGTGAACGTGAACAATCGCAACGAGCTGAACCACGCCAACCACCTGCTTCGGGAGCGCGAGTTCGCGAGCCGGACCACGAGCGTGGTGTACGTCTCCGATCAGACGGAGGTCTCCGCGGAGGCGGCGATTCTCCCGTTTGCGGAACGCCCGGAGGTCTCTGAGGTCGTCGTCGTTACCCGACAGGAGAGCCCGTCCCTCGAGGCTTCGTGCCAGCATGAGAAGATCCGGATTCTCGTCCACGACGATCCCTCGGCCCAAGTGGGTGATCTTCTGCGAGCCGGTCTCGACGCCGCGGTCGGCGACATGCTGATTACGACATTGTCCGACGACACGTTCGCCCCCCGCGACATCGCGAAGCTTCTGACCTTCCTACGTGACGCGGATCTCGTCGTCGGCACGCGAACGACGCGACAGATGATCGAGCAAGGCTCGAACATGAGAGGCGCGGTCCGGATTGCGCACCTTTTGCTGGCCAAGCTGCTGGAGGTGTTCTGGTGGCGCTTCGATTCCCGGTTCACCGACATCTGCTGCGTTTACCGTGGGGTGTGGCGTAATACCTATGTCCTCATTCGGGACCAGCTCGAGAGCCACGGGGTGGAGATCTTCCCCGAGATAGTGATCGAGGTGCTGCGGGCGAGAAGGCGTGTCGTCGAGATTCCGGTGAACTACTACAATCGCGATCTAGTCTATTCGCACGTTCACTCACGCTATCAGAATGTTGGAACATTCCTTCGAATCCTCAAGATGATGGTGCACAAGCGCGCGGAAGAGCTTCGGCTCTCCCGGCCCAGCTAGCCTCGGAGCTTTCCGTGACCGAAACCGTTCAATCCAGCACGCCTCCCGGCGACGAGGCCGACGAGTATCGTCGGCTGGAGCGCGAGTGGCAGAACACCGTCGGGAAGGATCTGCTCGACATTCCATGGCAGCAGCCAGGTGCGAAGCATGTCTTCGAGCGGCAGTTTCAGCGCATCGCGGAATGCCTCGACCTCGAGTCCCCCGGCACGATCCTCGAGATCGGCTGCGGCAAGGGGCACCTTCTCGAGTGGCTGCAGAAGTCGGCGGCGAGGCACGGGCCCAGGCTGGTCGGCATCGACGTCTCGGAGGCGATTGCGGGTGCGGCCGAGCGCGGACTTCTCGGTTTCCGCGCCGACGGTGAGTTCCTGCCGCTGGCCA contains these protein-coding regions:
- a CDS encoding NTP transferase domain-containing protein, translating into MPEIFGLIPAAGKGVRAYPYTQELPKSLLEVDGKPLLQGNVELMRDELGLRRIVVVVGHLGDRIREFLGDGSRFDVEVTYVVNDRLDLELPYSIYLGSKQFEGPCCIVLADECYVGTNHRDLLRTPTDDLLTCAIIEAEYPRAVRNNYTVELNGSHVVGLHEKPQVVTSLLMGTGTYVVQPEAKRRLAETFAKGRKGPGDWTGWIDQLARSGAPVGAFKLDGHYVNVNNRNELNHANHLLREREFASRTTSVVYVSDQTEVSAEAAILPFAERPEVSEVVVVTRQESPSLEASCQHEKIRILVHDDPSAQVGDLLRAGLDAAVGDMLITTLSDDTFAPRDIAKLLTFLRDADLVVGTRTTRQMIEQGSNMRGAVRIAHLLLAKLLEVFWWRFDSRFTDICCVYRGVWRNTYVLIRDQLESHGVEIFPEIVIEVLRARRRVVEIPVNYYNRDLVYSHVHSRYQNVGTFLRILKMMVHKRAEELRLSRPS